One genomic region from Nitrospira sp. encodes:
- a CDS encoding glycosyltransferase family 9 protein — protein MTRQVLIINITRMGDLVQMGTLLSRLRDEWPGVAVDLVVDRQFAPVVSMLSGLRDIIAYDFHALIDESRVCAKDTVALYRDVASWADDLHKRRYDRIINLTFNRSSALLAEYVGAHDIRGARSAWDGGTVIDNPWMVYFTDIHQIRRINRFNLVDVYAMAGSRPGSFAPLSVTTPAENTEWARRFLSSPGGQDAKWIAVQAGASDVMKAWRPQHFGVALARFSKHWDGGILFIGSPSEQDTIAHVIRTYREAGGCSIIKNAAGQTTLPQLVALLADCRLLLTNDTGPMHLAVGVQTPVIDLSVGHVDFQETGPHGPGHWVLQPDLACAPCGFDQVCSHHACKDRLPIEVVDGVMQHVVGQGPLPTTGPGYRLYRSGVDADQLGTFELVSGREDAIESWYAAFWRRRWYESFTGRPSRLPALNSLAPDIDEGLACMRTMMPLLDSLCRRADHIVRLTGQTSLPVQAIQALQRAQAEERRKVAQAGRATWATKPLITAALRLLHQDNVQGLGRMARHHAAVYHRWRRETKVVASYVLSAREAASPSSSTPVSYAGIK, from the coding sequence ATGACGCGGCAAGTCCTGATCATCAACATCACCCGGATGGGCGATCTCGTCCAGATGGGCACTCTGTTGTCACGTCTCCGTGACGAATGGCCCGGCGTGGCGGTAGATCTTGTGGTCGATCGACAATTCGCACCGGTGGTGTCCATGCTGAGTGGCTTGCGTGACATCATCGCCTATGACTTTCATGCTTTGATTGATGAGAGCCGGGTCTGCGCCAAAGATACCGTTGCACTCTATCGAGATGTGGCATCATGGGCCGACGATTTGCACAAGCGCCGCTACGATCGCATCATCAACCTCACGTTCAACCGATCCAGCGCGCTCCTGGCTGAATATGTCGGCGCGCACGATATCCGCGGTGCGCGGAGCGCTTGGGACGGCGGTACGGTCATCGACAATCCCTGGATGGTGTACTTTACAGATATTCATCAGATCCGCCGGATCAATCGATTCAACCTCGTCGACGTCTATGCAATGGCTGGGAGCAGGCCGGGCTCGTTTGCACCATTGTCTGTGACGACGCCGGCTGAAAATACAGAGTGGGCGAGGCGTTTTCTGTCGAGTCCGGGTGGGCAGGATGCCAAATGGATCGCGGTGCAAGCAGGGGCGAGCGATGTAATGAAGGCCTGGCGGCCACAGCATTTCGGCGTGGCGCTGGCCCGCTTCAGCAAGCATTGGGATGGCGGCATCCTGTTCATTGGATCGCCATCGGAACAGGACACGATCGCTCATGTCATCCGGACGTATCGAGAGGCGGGTGGGTGCAGCATAATCAAGAATGCTGCCGGGCAAACGACGTTGCCGCAGCTTGTCGCTCTCCTGGCGGACTGTAGGTTATTGCTCACAAACGACACAGGACCGATGCATTTGGCCGTTGGGGTGCAGACTCCGGTCATTGATCTGTCCGTCGGCCATGTGGATTTCCAGGAGACCGGTCCACACGGGCCAGGACATTGGGTTCTGCAGCCGGATCTGGCGTGCGCACCATGCGGTTTTGACCAGGTTTGTTCGCACCACGCTTGTAAGGATCGGCTGCCGATCGAAGTGGTCGACGGTGTCATGCAGCATGTGGTCGGGCAGGGACCGTTGCCCACGACTGGACCGGGCTATCGGTTGTACCGATCAGGCGTCGATGCGGATCAATTGGGTACTTTTGAACTCGTCTCCGGCCGTGAAGATGCAATAGAGTCCTGGTATGCGGCCTTCTGGCGCCGTCGCTGGTATGAGTCGTTCACCGGTCGGCCGAGCCGGCTGCCGGCACTCAACAGTCTTGCTCCGGACATCGACGAGGGATTGGCCTGTATGCGGACGATGATGCCGTTGCTTGACAGCCTCTGTCGACGGGCCGACCACATCGTCCGTCTCACCGGGCAAACGTCGCTTCCTGTCCAAGCCATTCAAGCGCTACAACGGGCACAAGCGGAGGAACGTCGGAAGGTGGCTCAGGCCGGTAGGGCGACGTGGGCCACAAAACCGCTGATCACGGCAGCGCTCCGTCTATTGCATCAGGACAATGTGCAAGGGCTGGGGCGAATGGCGAGGCATCACGCGGCGGTGTATCATCGCTGGCGCCGCGAGACGAAGGTCGTGGCCTCCTACGTCCTATCCGCGCGGGAAGCGGCCTCTCCGAGTTCAAGCACACCTGTGTCATACGCCGGAATCAAATGA
- a CDS encoding glycosyltransferase translates to MDSDNFYINLFVKAPHWSTPEPNSDEAARWSKIAAFLEYILRRVRQQEPNKQLRMLDIGCGRGWLTNLAAAYGFCEGIEPVAGVVEHARKLFPHLRFEGGTAENVLRRTDFEPYDVVLTSEVIEHVPHGQKEGFLAQLAKLLKPEGYLVLTTPRGEMWEQWKTVSPPNQPVEDWVTEEQLRALFASQGFIALGFDRVHVEVPNLRFVPAPTPADLRSMNLLPIYQVWCCRRPAGQCPIPFTLPPKVSIIVPTYNRPDRLRMALASLAAQTYQDFEVIVVNDAGCDVGFVIAACTDRHRITAITHDRNRGLAAARNSGLRAAKGAYIAYLDDDDRYLPHHLETLVDYLDCRECRVAYTDAWRVQERQTDGEYVETGRDVPYSYEFRPADLLVSNYFPVLCVMHDRACLDEVGLFDESLFAHEDWDLWIRMATRFPFKHLPVRTAEFTWRSDGTSMSSGTRATYRRTTEIIYRKYAPYAEQIVGVREAQQRHLENLQSSMPVKPYVCSIIIPVWNKVELTRQCLTALASNATDIPFEVIVVDNGSTDGTGEFLGEIKGDVQILRNDQNLGFAKACNQGARAARGKYLVFLNNDTIPQPHWLKPLVSEVDEHPEVGVVGSKLLFADGSVQHAGVVFMRSHRSAYHIHRTFASNASAVNQRREFQAVTAACMLVRREIFDEVQGFDEGFINGFEDVDLCLKVRGKGYQVIYQPRSVLYHLESQTPGRKEHEVHNSRRLQERWGDHWWLGDEDLHYHRDGFKLVGGSQDAEFATQLKPMGDIRDRAAWAHVAAAQAAALKQDWPAVKRELRLVDHWPDDRFVLSWGAMVAERMKEPVLRVRFLSRYLALVDAPSERLALIRTLVEQKNLVDAQEHLRILLESSPDHAEGLLMKGILCMQREQYEQAERSFASAMREGADRRKCLMGVGMAAMGRAYTQGAWERFLEVLDENPDDAEAIHWLLRAGTAQNRWPELGEQLHRYVTRNPGDVAVRFAFASVLLRGERVEAARREYDALQALAPGYDGLDQLGQAIAGKQAEILTEAAH, encoded by the coding sequence ATGGACAGCGATAATTTCTACATCAACCTGTTCGTGAAGGCACCGCACTGGTCCACGCCTGAGCCGAACTCTGATGAAGCCGCGCGCTGGAGCAAGATCGCGGCTTTCTTGGAGTATATCTTGCGCCGTGTGCGGCAGCAGGAGCCGAACAAGCAGCTCAGAATGTTGGATATCGGGTGTGGCCGCGGGTGGCTCACCAATCTCGCTGCGGCATATGGCTTCTGTGAGGGTATTGAGCCGGTCGCAGGCGTCGTCGAGCATGCGCGCAAGCTGTTTCCCCATCTTCGGTTCGAAGGAGGGACGGCGGAGAACGTCTTGAGGCGGACCGACTTCGAGCCGTACGACGTTGTGCTCACGTCGGAGGTCATTGAGCATGTTCCGCATGGGCAAAAAGAAGGGTTTCTCGCGCAACTGGCCAAACTGCTTAAGCCGGAGGGCTATCTCGTCCTTACGACACCGAGGGGTGAAATGTGGGAACAGTGGAAGACGGTTTCACCGCCCAATCAACCAGTGGAAGACTGGGTGACCGAAGAGCAGCTGCGGGCACTGTTTGCATCGCAGGGATTCATAGCATTGGGGTTTGACCGCGTCCATGTCGAAGTGCCGAATCTTCGGTTTGTCCCGGCCCCGACACCAGCCGACTTGCGCTCCATGAACCTGCTCCCCATCTATCAAGTGTGGTGCTGCCGCCGACCCGCCGGTCAATGTCCCATTCCCTTTACCCTGCCACCGAAGGTGTCCATCATTGTCCCGACATACAATCGCCCCGATCGTCTCCGGATGGCGCTCGCGAGCCTGGCTGCGCAGACGTATCAGGACTTCGAAGTCATCGTCGTCAACGATGCGGGCTGTGACGTGGGGTTCGTCATCGCAGCCTGCACCGATCGACATCGAATCACAGCCATCACCCATGATCGAAACCGCGGTTTGGCTGCAGCCCGCAACAGCGGACTCCGTGCGGCGAAGGGCGCCTACATCGCCTATCTTGATGACGATGATCGCTATCTTCCCCATCATCTTGAGACTCTTGTCGACTATCTGGATTGTCGTGAATGCCGTGTCGCGTACACCGACGCCTGGCGAGTGCAGGAGCGGCAGACCGACGGCGAGTATGTCGAGACCGGACGCGATGTCCCGTACTCCTATGAATTCAGGCCGGCGGATTTGCTGGTCTCCAACTACTTTCCGGTTCTCTGCGTGATGCACGATCGAGCCTGTCTCGATGAGGTGGGCCTGTTCGATGAATCTCTCTTCGCTCATGAAGATTGGGATCTCTGGATCCGCATGGCGACTCGATTCCCGTTTAAACACCTGCCGGTCAGGACGGCCGAGTTTACCTGGCGGAGTGATGGCACATCCATGTCGAGCGGGACCAGGGCGACCTATCGTCGCACCACTGAAATCATTTATCGAAAATACGCGCCCTACGCAGAACAGATTGTCGGCGTCCGGGAAGCCCAGCAGCGGCATCTCGAAAATCTCCAATCGTCGATGCCGGTGAAGCCATACGTCTGCTCCATCATCATCCCGGTATGGAACAAGGTGGAACTGACCAGGCAATGTCTGACAGCGCTAGCCTCCAATGCGACCGATATCCCGTTCGAAGTGATCGTCGTCGACAATGGGTCCACGGATGGGACAGGGGAGTTTTTAGGGGAGATCAAGGGAGATGTGCAAATCCTCAGAAACGATCAGAACCTCGGGTTTGCCAAGGCGTGCAATCAAGGGGCTCGGGCGGCTCGCGGTAAATACCTGGTGTTCCTGAACAACGATACGATCCCTCAACCGCACTGGCTCAAGCCGTTGGTCAGCGAAGTGGATGAGCATCCTGAAGTTGGGGTAGTGGGCAGCAAACTGCTCTTCGCGGACGGATCCGTCCAGCATGCGGGGGTGGTCTTCATGCGGTCACATCGGAGTGCCTATCACATCCATCGGACCTTCGCGAGTAACGCTTCTGCGGTGAATCAGCGGCGCGAGTTCCAGGCGGTTACTGCGGCTTGCATGCTCGTGCGTCGTGAGATCTTTGATGAGGTACAGGGATTCGACGAAGGTTTCATCAATGGTTTCGAAGATGTGGATCTCTGTCTGAAGGTTCGGGGAAAGGGGTACCAGGTGATCTACCAACCCCGCAGCGTGTTGTATCACTTGGAAAGCCAAACTCCTGGTCGAAAAGAGCACGAGGTGCATAACAGCCGTCGGCTCCAAGAACGGTGGGGCGATCATTGGTGGCTGGGGGACGAGGATCTCCACTATCACAGGGACGGGTTTAAATTGGTCGGCGGTTCTCAAGACGCAGAATTTGCAACACAATTGAAACCGATGGGAGATATACGCGATCGGGCGGCTTGGGCTCATGTCGCGGCCGCGCAAGCGGCTGCGCTGAAGCAAGATTGGCCGGCTGTCAAACGTGAACTCCGATTGGTGGACCACTGGCCGGATGACCGATTCGTGCTGTCCTGGGGCGCCATGGTGGCCGAGCGGATGAAAGAGCCGGTCCTACGGGTCCGGTTCCTCTCGCGCTATTTGGCGTTGGTTGATGCGCCTAGCGAGCGACTCGCGCTGATCCGTACGTTGGTCGAACAGAAGAACTTGGTGGATGCACAGGAACACCTCCGGATCCTGCTTGAGTCTTCCCCGGATCATGCGGAAGGACTGTTGATGAAAGGCATTCTGTGCATGCAGCGAGAACAATATGAGCAAGCGGAGCGCTCGTTCGCTTCGGCAATGCGGGAGGGAGCGGATCGCAGGAAATGTCTGATGGGGGTGGGAATGGCGGCAATGGGAAGGGCTTACACGCAAGGAGCCTGGGAGCGGTTTCTTGAGGTGCTGGACGAAAACCCCGACGATGCCGAGGCGATCCACTGGCTGCTCCGTGCCGGCACGGCACAAAACCGTTGGCCGGAGTTGGGTGAGCAACTGCATCGATATGTGACGAGAAATCCCGGTGACGTAGCCGTGCGATTTGCCTTCGCCAGCGTGTTGCTGAGGGGTGAACGGGTCGAAGCGGCTCGGCGGGAATATGATGCGCTTCAGGCGCTTGCACCAGGTTACGATGGGTTGGACCAACTCGGCCAGGCGATTGCAGGAAAACAAGCCGAGATCCTGACGGAAGCCGCCCATTGA
- a CDS encoding glycosyltransferase, with the protein MNYLMQNLEGLRKRYPALAQNTQENAGGLLTVVPSREGSPSATHEGRWIHSGYDPRQEAQAWAKAQLLEWKAGELGVVLGVGLLYHVEALVALKPQGAMLTVVVPNVAELKDAVSTRPMTAWVHRVEWLWGTPAAMAEELAAKSEPLRFMTYGPAARLHADAHRDLEAGLRRMVSAKQTGRLHVAVVGPIYGGSLPVAHHTVAALESLGHRVSWLDQSPHRISYETFGGYHEPRHRLTMQGRFADVLSLGVVTHLAEDPPDLVLALAQAPMNLAVLEHLRKKKFLTAMWFVENYRHLTYWQQLAGGYDYWFVIQQASCFESLKRAGARHVSYLPMAADPAVHRPLILTTAEQDEYGADVSFVGAGYANRRTLFPRWLSNDWSFKLWGNEWEGAEGLTSLLQRGGARIDTETCIKVFNATSVNLNLHSCAGDGLDPEADFVNPRTFELAACGAFQLVDERSLMPDLFAANEMVRFTAVAEVPSLIRTWLENVPGQRAIAEAARRRMLAQHTYQHRMKELLTTIGVHQPDRIGAIVRGDRNAGALTQRENAPPELTALLRLFPPGQRVELKDVAAQIKAKGAGRELAREELLVLMLDSYRAETRDLV; encoded by the coding sequence ATGAACTATCTGATGCAGAATCTCGAAGGCCTTCGTAAGCGGTATCCAGCGCTTGCCCAGAATACGCAGGAGAACGCTGGTGGTCTGCTGACTGTCGTGCCTTCACGAGAAGGGAGTCCATCGGCTACGCATGAAGGACGGTGGATTCACAGCGGATACGATCCGCGTCAAGAAGCCCAAGCGTGGGCCAAAGCTCAATTGCTCGAATGGAAGGCCGGCGAGCTCGGGGTCGTGCTCGGTGTCGGCTTGCTCTATCACGTCGAAGCGTTGGTCGCTCTCAAGCCGCAAGGGGCGATGCTGACGGTTGTCGTGCCCAATGTGGCAGAGCTCAAAGACGCCGTCTCGACGAGGCCTATGACGGCCTGGGTCCACAGGGTCGAATGGCTGTGGGGAACGCCTGCGGCGATGGCAGAGGAGTTGGCCGCAAAGTCGGAGCCGCTCCGGTTCATGACGTATGGACCGGCTGCCCGTCTACACGCCGACGCTCATCGCGATTTGGAAGCGGGGCTCCGACGGATGGTTTCGGCCAAGCAGACCGGCCGACTTCATGTTGCAGTCGTGGGGCCGATCTACGGCGGCTCGCTCCCGGTCGCTCACCACACGGTCGCAGCACTGGAATCGCTGGGCCATCGGGTCAGCTGGCTGGATCAAAGTCCCCATCGGATAAGCTACGAAACATTCGGGGGTTATCACGAGCCTCGCCATCGCCTCACAATGCAAGGCCGGTTTGCCGACGTGCTGAGTTTAGGCGTTGTCACGCACCTTGCCGAAGATCCGCCGGATCTTGTGTTGGCGCTTGCCCAGGCACCGATGAATCTCGCGGTGCTCGAGCATCTGCGCAAGAAGAAATTTCTCACCGCGATGTGGTTCGTTGAAAACTACCGGCATCTGACCTACTGGCAGCAATTGGCCGGCGGGTATGACTATTGGTTCGTCATCCAGCAAGCCTCGTGCTTTGAATCGCTGAAGCGGGCGGGAGCGCGCCACGTCAGCTATCTGCCGATGGCGGCTGATCCAGCCGTTCATCGTCCACTGATACTCACGACAGCCGAACAGGACGAGTACGGTGCGGATGTGTCGTTTGTCGGAGCCGGTTACGCGAATCGGCGCACGTTGTTTCCCAGATGGTTATCGAATGATTGGTCTTTCAAGCTTTGGGGGAATGAATGGGAAGGCGCGGAGGGTCTCACCTCGCTGCTCCAACGCGGCGGTGCCCGCATCGATACTGAGACCTGCATCAAAGTCTTCAACGCCACGTCCGTCAACCTGAATCTTCATTCCTGTGCCGGTGACGGACTCGATCCGGAAGCGGACTTCGTCAATCCTCGGACGTTTGAATTGGCTGCTTGCGGTGCGTTTCAGCTGGTCGACGAGCGGTCACTCATGCCCGATCTTTTCGCCGCCAATGAGATGGTCCGGTTCACTGCGGTAGCTGAAGTCCCGTCGCTCATCCGTACTTGGCTCGAGAATGTGCCAGGACAACGCGCGATTGCTGAGGCCGCGCGTCGTCGCATGCTCGCGCAACACACGTACCAACATCGCATGAAGGAACTCTTGACTACGATCGGTGTGCATCAACCTGATCGAATAGGAGCCATTGTGCGTGGGGATCGCAACGCCGGCGCGTTGACGCAGCGTGAGAATGCACCACCTGAGCTTACGGCACTGCTTCGACTGTTTCCCCCTGGCCAACGCGTGGAGCTCAAGGATGTAGCAGCCCAGATCAAGGCGAAAGGTGCCGGTCGGGAACTGGCGCGAGAGGAGCTGCTGGTTCTGATGCTGGATAGTTATCGAGCAGAAACGAGAGATCTCGTATGA
- a CDS encoding flagellin produces the protein MSIIVNNNPASISAQRNLGVSSGSLARSVERLSSGLRITRAADDAAGLGLSETLRAHIRSINQAVRNSSDGISLTQIADGAAATIGNLMARLRELASQSSSGTVGATERSYIDQEFVALRSEIDRIAQVTEFNGQALTSGSTISFTMQVGFKSGTGNTLTMDLNQLTISALGISSVNVSTAANAQSALSNIDSAISAVATARAEYGSLQNRFEATIANLEVSSENLTAAESRIRDADIAYETSQFTKNQVLVQTGIAVLAQANTLPQQALALLRG, from the coding sequence ATGTCAATTATCGTCAACAACAATCCCGCATCCATTTCGGCCCAGCGCAATCTGGGTGTGAGTTCGGGGAGCTTGGCCCGATCGGTTGAGCGCCTGTCGTCCGGGCTCCGCATCACCCGCGCCGCCGACGACGCGGCCGGTCTCGGGCTATCCGAAACGTTGCGGGCGCACATTCGTAGCATCAATCAGGCCGTTAGGAACTCTTCGGACGGGATTAGCCTCACGCAGATCGCCGACGGAGCTGCTGCCACCATCGGCAATCTCATGGCTCGTCTGCGCGAGTTGGCCTCGCAATCATCCAGCGGCACGGTGGGCGCCACCGAACGATCGTACATCGATCAGGAGTTCGTGGCGCTGCGTTCGGAAATCGACCGCATTGCCCAGGTGACGGAGTTCAATGGACAAGCCTTGACCAGCGGCAGCACGATCAGTTTCACGATGCAGGTGGGTTTCAAGAGCGGCACCGGCAACACGTTAACGATGGACTTGAACCAACTGACGATCTCCGCGTTGGGTATCAGCAGCGTGAACGTGTCCACAGCGGCCAATGCACAGAGCGCGCTGAGCAACATCGACAGCGCCATCAGCGCCGTGGCGACCGCCCGTGCCGAGTATGGGTCGCTCCAGAATCGGTTCGAAGCCACGATCGCGAATCTGGAGGTTTCGAGTGAAAATCTCACGGCAGCCGAATCGCGGATCCGCGATGCAGATATCGCCTATGAAACCTCACAATTCACCAAGAACCAGGTTCTGGTGCAGACAGGTATCGCCGTGCTCGCGCAGGCGAATACGCTGCCGCAGCAGGCGCTGGCGTTACTCCGAGGGTAA
- the fliD gene encoding flagellar filament capping protein FliD, translated as MATISFGGLGNGLDFGQVVDQLVKASRIPVDRLNAKKGDLNSKSTDYATLNTKLIALQSAADKVRLPSKFDRTSVSVSDTTVLTATGSSSAVQGSYTVKVTQLAQSHQITSKAAKAVSSTATDIVSGGSGTFTFRVGSGTNQTVSLSATETIEDLKAAINDLGAGVTASIVNAGSESSPAYRLALTATSTGAANEVTIVADNTDLDFLNGSGTGGTDTLQAAQDAVIVVGDPTLNPLTFQRSSNTIADAITDVTLALTKTTGSSTILVNVSRDMSAVQTNIKDLATAYNEVVKFINERTTYDITTKKGGIFFNEPTVRAVLSQVRTALASVVPGSTAYVSVGDIGFKTERDGSVTVDDAKLNAALSSNYTAVKNLFVNQTGSAGVAQLLNAAVDTLDDIESGALTLRKRGLTDQISDLTDEIARKEDLITEYEERLRRQYAALDGLLRQMQSQIGFLQSNSSLTGKN; from the coding sequence ATGGCCACGATAAGTTTTGGCGGCCTGGGAAATGGACTGGACTTCGGCCAGGTTGTCGATCAATTGGTCAAGGCGTCGCGCATCCCCGTCGATCGGCTCAATGCCAAGAAGGGCGACCTGAATTCGAAATCGACCGACTATGCCACGCTGAACACGAAGTTGATCGCCCTTCAAAGCGCGGCCGACAAGGTGCGTCTACCTTCCAAGTTCGACCGCACCAGTGTGTCGGTCAGCGACACGACTGTGCTCACGGCAACGGGGTCGTCGTCGGCAGTTCAGGGAAGCTACACGGTCAAGGTCACGCAACTGGCGCAATCACACCAGATTACGAGCAAGGCGGCGAAGGCGGTTTCGTCCACGGCGACCGACATTGTGAGCGGCGGCTCGGGGACGTTCACCTTCCGCGTGGGCAGCGGCACGAATCAAACCGTCAGTCTGAGTGCGACTGAGACAATCGAAGATCTCAAAGCAGCCATCAATGATCTCGGTGCCGGCGTCACCGCGTCAATCGTGAACGCGGGGAGTGAGAGTTCTCCCGCCTACCGGCTGGCGCTGACCGCCACTAGTACCGGTGCCGCCAACGAGGTCACAATTGTCGCGGACAACACCGACCTCGATTTTCTGAACGGCAGCGGAACCGGAGGAACCGATACTCTGCAAGCGGCTCAGGACGCCGTGATCGTTGTGGGCGATCCCACTCTGAATCCGCTGACATTCCAACGAAGCAGCAACACTATTGCCGATGCCATTACCGATGTGACGTTGGCGCTGACTAAGACGACCGGCTCAAGTACGATCTTGGTGAATGTCTCACGGGATATGTCGGCCGTCCAAACCAACATTAAAGATCTGGCAACGGCGTACAATGAGGTGGTCAAGTTCATCAACGAGAGGACTACCTACGACATCACGACCAAAAAGGGTGGAATCTTTTTCAACGAACCCACTGTGCGGGCGGTGCTTAGCCAGGTGAGGACGGCACTCGCTTCTGTCGTGCCGGGATCGACCGCCTATGTTTCGGTGGGTGACATCGGGTTCAAAACGGAGCGCGACGGATCGGTGACTGTCGATGATGCCAAGCTGAATGCGGCGCTCAGTTCTAATTATACGGCCGTCAAGAATCTGTTCGTGAATCAAACGGGCAGCGCCGGAGTCGCCCAGCTCCTCAATGCAGCGGTGGATACGCTCGATGATATTGAATCAGGAGCGCTGACGCTCCGAAAACGAGGCCTCACCGACCAGATTTCGGATCTGACGGACGAGATTGCCCGGAAAGAAGATCTCATCACGGAGTATGAGGAACGCCTCCGCCGCCAGTACGCTGCGCTCGATGGGCTCCTTAGGCAAATGCAAAGCCAGATCGGTTTCCTTCAGTCTAATTCCTCACTCACGGGGAAAAATTAA
- a CDS encoding glycosyltransferase family 9 protein: MPRALVIQLARLGDLLQSLPAITGLRIRHPETQVDLLCPSHLIEVGRLLPGIEKVLAWDGAAWQRRTMAAQQNLRAEHLVEVDTTLMGLAPDRYDYGYVLNQHHRALVAASLLAREVKGPFLYGPLSEVLTPWATYIRDVAQRRLGQRVHLADAFCGLCGVSPPGSVVLLDPPTVRLPEDLEPIGKHAAPWIALIVGAGETERFVPTEVWRRLMTSFLSCMPQGRVVLVGTECERAAEIQAPLPPSALGRIWDTTGRTSLSQLAAILARCHRVVGSDTGPLHLAAALGRPVIGWYFARARVHETGPYGFHHVVWQAEKMRGEIWPVDETIAAMCQQGHHAPVGWSVWTSHCDAWGAYYTPAGQSAVPPREREALWQELEPALS, encoded by the coding sequence ATGCCACGCGCGCTAGTCATACAATTAGCGAGACTGGGAGATCTCCTGCAATCGCTGCCGGCGATCACCGGGCTCCGCATCCGTCATCCCGAGACGCAAGTAGATCTGCTCTGTCCGTCTCATCTTATCGAAGTGGGACGTCTGCTGCCGGGTATCGAGAAAGTCCTCGCGTGGGATGGAGCGGCCTGGCAGCGACGTACGATGGCCGCCCAGCAGAATTTGCGAGCGGAGCATCTTGTGGAGGTCGATACAACGTTGATGGGATTGGCGCCGGACCGGTACGACTATGGCTATGTTCTCAATCAACATCATCGGGCCCTTGTGGCGGCTTCTTTGCTTGCTCGGGAAGTGAAGGGACCATTTCTGTACGGACCGCTCAGCGAGGTGTTGACACCGTGGGCAACCTACATTCGCGATGTGGCGCAGCGGCGCTTGGGACAACGCGTTCACCTGGCTGATGCCTTCTGCGGGCTCTGCGGAGTCTCTCCGCCAGGGTCCGTCGTCCTGCTCGATCCTCCGACCGTCCGATTGCCTGAGGATTTGGAACCCATCGGCAAACACGCTGCTCCGTGGATTGCGCTCATCGTAGGAGCCGGGGAGACCGAGCGGTTTGTACCCACGGAAGTGTGGCGTCGGTTGATGACCTCATTTCTTTCATGCATGCCGCAAGGCCGTGTCGTACTTGTCGGGACAGAGTGCGAACGGGCCGCAGAGATTCAAGCGCCGCTGCCTCCGTCGGCTCTAGGTCGAATTTGGGACACGACGGGTCGCACCTCGCTGTCGCAGCTTGCTGCCATTCTTGCTCGCTGCCATCGAGTCGTCGGTTCGGACACAGGTCCCCTGCATCTCGCTGCGGCGCTCGGCAGGCCGGTGATCGGTTGGTATTTTGCGCGGGCACGGGTCCATGAGACGGGACCGTACGGTTTCCATCATGTCGTATGGCAGGCCGAAAAAATGAGGGGTGAGATCTGGCCGGTCGACGAAACCATCGCCGCGATGTGTCAGCAGGGGCACCATGCGCCGGTCGGCTGGAGTGTATGGACGAGCCACTGCGATGCATGGGGCGCCTATTATACGCCGGCCGGCCAATCGGCCGTTCCACCGCGCGAACGTGAAGCGCTCTGGCAGGAACTGGAGCCTGCCCTCTCATGA
- the fliS gene encoding flagellar export chaperone FliS codes for MLTQYTNQYQQTQVMTSSRVQVVVLLYDAAIQSIELARGGIESNNLREKGRFLGRAISIIGELNSVLDFEQGGEIAHSLHRLYEYMLSELVTANARNDARRLDGPLRCMTTLREGWLEIAAQQTRMAGVR; via the coding sequence ATGCTCACTCAATACACGAACCAGTATCAGCAGACACAGGTGATGACCTCCTCCAGAGTCCAGGTCGTCGTGCTGCTCTACGACGCGGCCATCCAATCGATCGAACTGGCCAGGGGCGGGATTGAGTCGAACAATCTAAGGGAAAAAGGCCGATTCCTCGGACGAGCCATTTCCATCATCGGGGAGCTCAATAGTGTGCTCGATTTCGAACAAGGTGGTGAGATCGCGCATTCGCTGCACCGCCTCTACGAGTACATGCTCAGCGAACTGGTCACAGCCAATGCCCGAAACGATGCGCGCCGTCTCGATGGCCCGCTGCGTTGCATGACGACACTTCGTGAGGGGTGGCTTGAGATCGCGGCGCAACAGACTCGTATGGCAGGTGTACGATGA
- a CDS encoding flagellar protein FlaG encodes MIHSVAPKADPRVDRVHEAELSGSAGQKLRAKKGDLDGQSTFQDDRARIDRAATKVNEVLSLADLGLKIEVDDETKRVVVKVIEQKSGEVIRQIPAKELLELEKYLSSQKGILLREQA; translated from the coding sequence ATGATACACAGCGTTGCGCCAAAGGCAGATCCTCGGGTGGACCGCGTTCATGAAGCGGAACTATCGGGTTCGGCCGGCCAGAAGTTGCGGGCGAAGAAAGGCGATTTGGACGGTCAGTCGACTTTCCAGGATGACCGTGCCAGGATCGATCGGGCGGCAACGAAGGTCAACGAGGTCCTGAGTCTGGCGGACCTGGGGCTCAAGATTGAAGTGGACGATGAAACGAAACGGGTAGTTGTGAAGGTGATTGAGCAGAAATCCGGTGAGGTGATTCGTCAGATTCCAGCTAAAGAGTTGCTGGAGTTGGAAAAGTACCTGTCCAGCCAGAAGGGGATCCTGCTGAGAGAACAGGCGTAG